The Brassica oleracea var. oleracea cultivar TO1000 chromosome C6, BOL, whole genome shotgun sequence genome includes a region encoding these proteins:
- the LOC106299933 gene encoding LOW QUALITY PROTEIN: calpain-type cysteine protease DEK1 (The sequence of the model RefSeq protein was modified relative to this genomic sequence to represent the inferred CDS: inserted 1 base in 1 codon): protein MEGDERGVLLACVISGALFAVFGSGSFWILWSVNWRPWRLYSWIFARKWPKVLQGPQLDALCGFLSLAAWIVVVSPIAILIGWGCWLIVILDRHIIGLAIIMAGTALLLAFYSIMLWWRTQWQSSRAVALLLLLGVALLCAYELCAVYVTAGAHASQQYSPSGFFFGVSAIALAINMLFICRMVFNGNGLDVDEYVRRAYKFAYSDCIEIGPVACLPEPPDPNELYPRQTSRASHLGLLYLGSLIVLLAYSVLYGLTARESRWLGGITSAAVIVLDWNIGACLYGFKLLQNRVLALFVAGTSRIFLICFGIHYWYLGHCISYIFVASVLSGAAVSRHLSITDPSAARRDALQSTVIRLREGFRRKEQSSSSGSSDGCGSSIKRSSSMDVGHAGCTNEANRTTESCVADTLTRTGSSLECINSDKSVESGRPSLGIRSSSCRSVVQEPEAGTSYSLDKVSDPNNTLVVCSSSGIDSQGYESSTSNSANEQILDLNLALAFQDQLNDPRIASMLKKKAKEGDLELTNLLQNKGLDPDFAVMLKEKKLDPSILALLQRSSLDADRDHRDNTDIAIIDSNSVDNTLPNQISLSEELRLRGLEKWLKLSRLVLHHVAGTPERAWGLFSLVFILETIIVAIFRPKTITIINSSHQQFEFGFSVLLLSPVVCSVMAFLRSLQVEEMALTSKSRKYGFVAWLLSTLVGLSLSFLSKSSVLLGISLTVPLMAACLSIAVPIWMHNGYQFWVPQLSCGDQARDSRFPRMKGFILWICVVVFVGSVIALGAIISAKPLDDLKYKLFSATENNFTSPYTSSVYLGWAMASGVSLVVTAILPIVSWFATYRFSHSSAVCLVIFSVVLVAFCGTSYMEVVKSRDDQLPTKNDFLAALLPLACIPALLSLCCGMLKWKDDCWILSRGVYVFVSIGLLLLFGAISAVIIVVKPWTIGVSFLLVLLLIVVAIGVIHLWASNSFYLTRKQTSFVCFLAFLLGLAAFLVGWFQHKAFAGASVGYFTFLFLVAGRALAVLLSPPIVVYSPRVLPVYVYDAHADCGKNVSAAFLVLYGIALATEGWGVVASLIIYPPFAGAAVSAITLVVAFGFAVSRPCLTLEMMEVAVRFLSKDTVVQAISRSATKTRNALSGTYSAPQRSASSAALLVGDPSAMRDKAGNLVLPRDDVMKLRDRLRNEERVAGSFFYRMQCRKRFRHEPPTNVDYRRDMCAHARVLALEEAIDTEWVYMWDTFGGYLLLLLGLTAKAEKVQDEVRLKLFLDSIGFSDLSARKISKWKPEDRRQFEIIQESYLREKEMEEEILMQRREEEGRGKERRKALLEKEERKWKEIEASLIPSMPNAGSREAAAMAAAIRAVGGDSVLEDSFARERVSGIAHRIRTAQLERRAQLVNXFIYIQQVYILKMLITTKLANTSYYQTGIAGAVCVLDDEPMISGKHCGQMDASVCQSQKISFSITAMIQPDSGPVCLFGTEYQKKVCWEVLVAGSEQGIEAGLVGLRLITKGERQTTVAREWYIGATSITDGRWHTVTITVDADAGEATCYLDGGFDGYQTGLPLSISSAIWEQGAEVWLGVKPPIDVDAFGRSDSDGAESKMHIMDVFLWGKCLTEDEAASLHATIGMADLDLIDLNDDNWQWTASPPRVDGWDSDPADVDLYDRDDVDWDGQYSSGRKRRSGRDFLFSADSFSRRHRKSRMETEEEINQRMRSVELAVKEALSARGDKQFTDQEFPPNDRSLFVDTQNPPSKLQVVSEWMRPDSIVKENGSDSRPCLFSGAANPSDVCQGRLGDCWFLSAVAVLTEVSQISEVIITPEYNEEGIYTVRFCIQGEWVPVVIDDWIPCESPGKPAFATSKKFNELWVSIVEKAYAKLHGSYEALEGGLVQDALVDLTGGAGEEIDLRSAQAQIDLASGRLWSQLLRFKQEGFLLGAGSPSGSDVHVSSSGIVQGHAYSVLQVRDVDGHRLVQIRNPWANEVEWNGPWSDSSPEWSDRMKHKLKHVPQSNEGIFWMSWQDFQIHFRSIYVCRVYPREMRHSVHGQWRNYSAGGCQDYSSWHQNPQFRLRATGSDASSPIHVFITLTQGVGFSRTTPGFRNYQSSHDSQLFYIGMRILKTRGHRAAYNIFLHESVGGTDYVNSREISCEMVLDPDPKGYTIVPTTIHPGEEAPFVLSVFTKASIVLEAL, encoded by the exons ATGGAAGGGGATGAGCGAGGAGTCTTACTTGCTTGTGTTATTTCGGGTGCCCTTTTTGCGGTTTTCGGTTCCGGTTCGTTTTGGATACTTTGGTCAGTTAATTGGCGGCCATGGCGGCTTTATAG CTGGATCTTTGCTAGAAAATGGCCGAAAGTACTGCAAGGTCCTCAGCTCGATGCACTATGTGGTTTCCTATCTCTTGCTGCTTGGATTGTGGTGGTGTCCCCTATTGCAATCTTGATTGGTTGGGGTTGTTGGCTGATTGTTATATTGGATCGACATATCATTGGACTTGCGATTATAATGGCTGGAACAGCGCTTTTACTGGCTTTCTACTCAATCATGCTTTGGTGGAGGACACAGTGGCAAAGTTCAA GAGCTGTTGCTTTACTGCTCCTTCTTGGCGTTGCCTTACTCTGCGCGTATGAACTTTGTGCTGTCTATGTTACGGCCGGTGCGCATGCATCTCAGCAATATTCTCCTTCTGGTTTCTTTTTCGGTGTTTCGGCTATCGCCTTGGCAATTAACATGCTCTTTATCTGCCGCATGGTCTTTAATG GAAACGGGTTAGATGTGGACGAGTATGTAAGAAGGGCATATAAATTTGCTTATTCAGATTGTATAGAGATAGGCCCTGTGGCTTGTTTGCCAGAACCACCTGACCCCAATGAACTATATCCTCGGCAAACCAGCAG GGCTTCACATCTTGGCCTCCTGTACCTTGGATCACTCATAGTTCTCCTTGCCTACTCGGTCCTATATGGTCTCACAGCTAGGGAATCACGTTGGCTTGGAGGCATTACATCAGCTGCAGTCATTGTTCTTG ACTGGAATATTGGGGCATGCTTGTATGGGTTTAAGCTTCTTCAAAATCGCGTTCTGGCACTTTTTGTTGCTGGCACTTCTCGAATTTTTCTAATATGCTTTGGCATTCACTACTG GTACCTAGGGCATTGTATTAGTTACATTTTTGTAGCATCGGTTCTATCAGGGGCTGCTGTTTCCCGTCATCTGTCGATAACAGACCCATCAGCTGCAAGAAGAGACGCCTTACAGAGCACAGTGATCCGCTTGAGAGAAGGTTTTCGAAGGAAAGAGCAGAGTAGTTCTTCAGGTTCTTCAGATGGTTGTGGCTCAAGTATTAAAAGAAGTAGTAGTATGGATGTAGGCCATGCTGGTTGTACTAACGAGGCTAATCGTACCACAGAATCGTGTGTGGCTGACACTCTAACTCGTACAGGCAGCTCTCTTGAGTGTATCAATAGCGACAAAAGCGTAGAAAGTGGAAGACCAAGCTTGGGTATACGTAGTAGCTCATGTCGTTCTGTGGTCCAAGAGCCTGAAGCAGGAACGTCTTATTCACTGGATAAAGTTTCTGATCCGAATAACACTCTGGTCGTTTGTTCAAGCAGTGGTATTGATAGCCAAGGTTATGAATCCAGCACATCGAATTCTGCAAACGAGCAGATTTTGGATTTGAATCTGGCTCTTGCTTTTCAAGATCAGTTGAACGATCCTAGGATAGCCTCGATGCTTAAAAAGAAAGCGAAAGAAGGCGATCTTGAACTGACTAATCTGTTGCAAAACAAGGGGCTGGACCCTGACTTTGCTGTTATGTTGAAAGAGAAAAAATTGGATCCAAGCATATTGGCATTACTTCAGAGGAGTAGTTTGGATGCAGATAGAGATCACCGCGACAACACTGACATTGCAATCATTGACTCAAACAGTGTTGACAATACTCTTCCAAATCAGATTTCTCTATCTGAAGAATTGAGGCTCCGGGGTCTCGAGAAGTGGCTTAAGCTGTCCAGACTTGTTCTGCACCATGTAGCGGGCACACCAGAAAGAGCATGGGGCCTCTTCAGTCTTGTATTTATTCTTGAAACAATCATTGTAGCCATTTTTCGACCGAAGACCATAACAATTATAAATTCCAGTCATCAGCAG TTCGAATTTGGTTTCTCGGTTCTCCTCTTGTCACCTGTTGTCTGTTCAGTAATGGCTTTTCTTCGGTCTCTTCAAGTTGAAGAAATGGCGTTGACATCAAAATCTCGCAAG TATGGCTTTGTTGCCTGGCTGCTGAGCACATTAGTTGGATTATCACTCTCTTTCTTGAG TAAATCGTCAGTACTTTTGGGAATATCCTTGACTGTGCCCCTCATGGCAGCATGCCTTTCTATTGCTGTTCCCATATGGATGCATAATGGGTATCAGTTTTGGGTTCCACAGTTATCATGCGGTGATCAGGCAAGAGATTCACGGTTTCCGAGGATGAAG GGGTTTATTCTTTGGATTTGCGTTGTGGTGTTTGTGGGATCTGTGATTGCTCTTGGTGCAATTATATCTGCTAAACCTTTGGATGATTTGAAGTACAAACTATTCAGTGCCACAGAAAACAACTTCACGTCACCATATACATCTTCTGTATACCTTGGTTGGGCGATGGCATCTGGAGTTTCCCTAGTAGTTACTGCCATTCTTCCAATAGTCTCATGGTTTGCCACATATAGGTTCTCCCACTCTTCTGCTGTCTGTCTCGTAATATTCTCAG TTGTTCTCGTGGCCTTTTGTGGAACATCGTATATGGAGGTTGTGAAATCTAGAGATGATCAGTTGCCCACAAAGAACGATTTTCTTGCGGCCTTGCTTCCACTTGCATGCATTCCGGCCCTACTTTCACTATGCTGTGGGATGCTTAAATG GAAGGACGATTGTTGGATACTGTCTCGAGGTGTATATGTTTTCGTTTCTATCGGTCTTCTTCTTCTTTTTGGTGCGATATCAGCTGTGATTATTGTAGTCAAACCATGGACG ATAGGCGTGTCTTTTCTCTTAGTTCTTCTCCTTATAGTGGTAGCTATTGGTGTTATCCATCTTTGGGCGTCAAACAGTTTCTACTTGACCAGGAAGCAGACATCATTTGTCTGCTTTCTTGCCTTTCTTTTGGGTTTGGCCGCATTCCTTGTTGGATGGTTTCAAC ACAAAGCATTTGCTGGAGCATCTGTTGGTTATTTTACCTTCTTGTTTCTGGTCGCTGGAAGAGCATTAGCT GTTCTTCTATCCCCACCAATAGTGGTATATTCTCCAAGGGTACTACCAGTGTATGTCTATGATGCTCATGCAGATTGTGGAAAGAATGTCAG TGCTGCGTTTCTCGTCCTTTATGGAATTGCTTTGGCAACTGAAGGGTGGGGTGTTGTTGCTAGTCTGATAATATATCCTCCGTTTGCTGGTGCTGCTGTATCAGCTATCACCCTTGTAGTAGCATTTGGGTTTGCTGTTTCTCGTCCGTGTTTGACTCTTGAG ATGATGGAGGTTGCTGTACGTTTTCTCAGCAAGGATACTGTTGTGCAAGCTATCTCTCGATCTGCCACTAAA ACGAGAAATGCTTTATCCGGCACGTATTCAGCTCCCCAAAGGTCCGCCAGCTCTGCAGCTCTTCTGGTTGGGGACCCCTCTGCAATGCGTGATAAAGCAGGGAACTTAGTGCTTCCTAGAGATGATGTCATGAAATTAAGGGATCGTCTCAGGAACGAAGAAAGAGTTGCTGGATCCTTCTTCTACAGAATGCAATGCAGAAAAAGATTCCGCCATGAACCACCTACAAACGTGGATTACAGAAGAGACATGTGTGCTCATGCAAGGGTTTTGGCACTAGAAGAGGCAATTGATACAGAATGGGTGTACATGTGGGACACGTTTGGTGGTTATTTATTGCTATTGTTAGGTTTGACAGCTAAGGCGGAGAAAGTTCAG GATGAGGTACGCTTAAAACTCTTCTTAGATAGCATTGGGTTCTCTGACTTAAGTGCCAGAAAGATCAGTAAGTGGAAGCCAGAAGATAGAAGACAATTTGAAATTATCCAAGAGAG TTATCTGAGAGAGAAAGAGATGGAAGAGGAAATCCTCATGCAGAGACGTGAAGAAGAAGGGAGAGGTAAAGAAAGAAGGAAAGCTCTTTTGGAGAAGGAAGAGCGCAAATGGAAAGAAATTGAAGCTTCCCTTATTCCATCTATGCCTAATGCTGGTAGCAGAGAAGCAGCAGCTATGGCAGCCGCTATACGTGCTGTTGGAGGTGATTCTGTCCTTGAGGATTCCTTTGCAAGAGAGAGAGTATCGGGTATTGCACATAGGATACGCACAGCTCAACTAGAACGACGTGCACAGCTGGTAA TTTTTATTTATATTCAGCAAGTATACATTCTAAAGATGCTGATTACTACGAAGTTAGCTAATACAAGTTATTACCAGACTGGAATTGCGGGGGCTGTTTGTGTTCTTGACGATGAACCAATGATAAGTGGTAAACATTGCGGCCAAATGGATGCAAGTGTCTGCCAGAGTCAGAAGATTAGCTTTTCCATTACAGCAATGATCCAACCCGATTCCGGACCTGTATGCCTTTTTGGCACTGAATATCAAAAGAAAGTGTGTTGGGAGGTTCTGGTTGCTGGTTCTGAGCAAGGAATTGAGGCTGGCCTAGTTGGGCTTAGGTTGATCACTAAAGGTGAGAGGCAGACAACCGTTGCCAGAGAGTGGTATATTGGTGCAACTAGCATAACTGATGGAAG GTGGCATACAGTGACGATCACTGTTGACGCTGATGCGGGGGAGGCTACTTGTTACTTAGATGGTGGGTTTGATGGCTACCAGACTGGGTTACCTCTAAGTATTAGTAGTGCCATCTGGGAACAAGGCGCTGAAGTTTGGTTGGGTGTTAAGCCACCTATAGATGTCGATGCATTCGGCAGATCAGATAGTGATGGAGCTGAGTCAAAGATGCATATAATGGATGTTTTCCTTTGGGGGAAATGCTTAACTGAAGATGAGGCCGCTTCTTTGCATGCAACCATTGGCATGGCTGACTTAGACCTGATTGATTTGAATGATGACAATTGGCAATGGACGGCTTCACCTCCCAGA GTTGATGGTTGGGATAGTGATCCTGCCGATGTGGATCTCTATGATAGGGATGATGTAGATTGGGATGGACAATATTCGAGTGGGAGGAAAAGAAGATCAGGTCGTGATTTTCTATTTAGTGCGGATTCGTTTTCCAGAAGACACAGGAAATCCAGGATGGAGACAGAAGAAGAAATAAATCAAAGAATGCGTTCAGTTGAGTTGGCTGTCAAAGAAGCTCTCTCTGCACGTGGCGATAAGCAATTTACTGACCAGGAGTTTCCTCCAAATGATCGCTCTTTATTCGTGGATACACAGAACCCCCCTTCAAAATTGCAG GTTGTTTCTGAATGGATGAGACCTGATTCCATTGTGAAAGAAAACGGTAGTGATTCCCGTCCCTGCCTGTTCTCTGGGGCTGCAAATCCATCAGATGTTTGTCAG GGGCGTTTGGGCGATTGTTGGTTTTTAAGCGCTGTTGCAGTTCTTACTGAAGTCTCACAAATATCTGAAGTGATTATTACTCCTGAATACAACGAGGAAGGAATCTACACTGTGCGCTTTTGTATTCAG GGTGAGTGGGTTCCCGTTGTTATCGATGACTGGATTCCATGTGAATCACCTGGCAAACCAGCCTTTGCTACTAGCAAAAAATTCAACGAACTCTGGGTCTCCATAGTGGAGAAAGCATACGCCAAGCTCCATGGTTCTTATGAGGCACTCGAGGGTGGACTGGTTCAGGACGCTCTTGTTGACCTGACTGGAGGTGCTGGTGAAGAGATTGACTTGAGGAGTGCTCAAGCACAAATTGATCTTGCAAGTGGCAGATTATGGTCTCAATTGTTACGCTTTAAGCAAGAAGGTTTCTTACTTGGTGCTGGAAGTCCATCAGGATCTGATGTTCATGTATCTTCCAGTGGCATTGTGCAAGGCCATGCTTACTCCGTCTTACAG GTAAGAGACGTCGATGGGCACAGGCTGGTTCAGATCCGAAATCCTTGGGCCAATGAAGTTGAGTGGAATGGTCCCTGGTCAGACTCATCCCCAGAGTGGAGTGATAGGATGAAGCACAAGCTGAAGCATGTTCCACAG TCAAACGAAGGTATATTCTGGATGTCTTGGCAAGATTTCCAGATTCATTTCAGATCGATATATGTTTGCCGGGTATACCCTCGTGAGATGCGCCACTCAGTCCATGGCCAATGGCGAAATTACAGTGCCGGTGGCTGCCAAGATTATAGCTCATGGCATCAAAATCCACAATTCCGGTTAAGGGCTACTGGTTCTGATGCATCTTCACCGATTCATGTTTTCATCACTCTAACTCAG GGCGTGGGTTTCTCAAGAACAACTCCTGGGTTTCGTAACTACCAATCAAGCCATGATTCGCAGTTGTTCTATATTGGAATGAGGATTCTTAAGACTCGTGGACATCGTGCTGCCTACAACATATTTCTTCATGAATCTGTTGGTGGAACAGACTATGTGAATTCCCGTGAGATATCTTGCGAAATGGTTCTTGATCCTGATCCCAAGGGCTATACCATTGTCCCGACCACTATACACCCAGGGGAAGAAGCACCTTTTGTTCTTTCAGTCTTCACAAAAGCCTCCATTGTCCTTGAAGCTTTATAG